The Thermomonospora curvata DSM 43183 DNA segment CGGGGTGGCCACCGAGGTGCTGGGCGACCGCTGCGCCCGGATGGCGCCGCTGACCGACGTGGACGCCGAGGAGCTGATCGACGGGCTGCGCGCCGCCCCGCTGCTGCGGGGGCACCGCGGCCGTCCGCCCGCCGACCTGCCCGCGCTGCGCGAGGCGCTGCTGCGGCTGTCCCGGCTGGCCGCCGACCGCCCCGAGATCGCCGAGCTGGATCTCAACCCGCTGATCGCCCGTCCGGACGGGGTCGTCGCGGTGGACGCCCGCATCCGGCTGGTGCCGAACCGCCCCTGGGATCCCTTCCTGCGCCGCCTGCGCTGACACCGCCCCGGCTGAATTGTGAAATTCCGGGTAAGTGACATGAAAACCCCTTTATGGGGAGTTGTGCCCGGAAATGGGGTGAACGGTATGTCGATCACGCTGGCGCTGGCGGGCGATGCGATGCTGGGCCGGGACGTGGCCAAGCGGCTCGGCGTGGCCGCCTCCCACGACCTGTTCTCCACGGCGGTGCGGGACTGGTTCGCCACCGCGGACCTGGCCGTCCTCAACTTGGAGTGCTGCATCTCCGAACGCGGCGCCCCCTGGCGGTCGCCGGGCAAGCTGTTCCACTTCCGCGCCCCGGCCAAGGCGGCCCAGGCCCTGGCCTGGCTGGGGATCGACTGCGTCACGCTGGCCAACAACCACGCCCTGGACTTCGGCCCCGACGCCCTGCTGGACACCTGCGAGCACCTGCAGAACGCCGGGATCGAGACGGTCGGCGCGGGCCCGGACGCCGAGCACGCCAGGGCCGGCGTGATCCTGCAGGCCCGCGGGATGCGGCTGGGGGTGCTCGGGCTCACCGATCACCCCGCGGACATGGCCGCCGGGCCGGACCGCCCCGGGGTGGCCTACGCCGACCTCTCCTGCGGCGTCCCGGACTGGGTGCGCGAGCGGATCGCCGACCTGCGCGCCCGCTGCGACGCCGTGCTGGT contains these protein-coding regions:
- a CDS encoding CapA family protein — its product is MSITLALAGDAMLGRDVAKRLGVAASHDLFSTAVRDWFATADLAVLNLECCISERGAPWRSPGKLFHFRAPAKAAQALAWLGIDCVTLANNHALDFGPDALLDTCEHLQNAGIETVGAGPDAEHARAGVILQARGMRLGVLGLTDHPADMAAGPDRPGVAYADLSCGVPDWVRERIADLRARCDAVLVTPHWGPNMTAEPLPYVRRAARQLLEAGATLVAGHSAHVFHGVDGPILYDLGDFIDDYAVDAQLHNDLGLLWLVTLDAAGPREITAVPLALDYCRTRLAVEHERAWIRDRLRAASAEFGTPVEERDGVLTMRVAVPAR